The sequence below is a genomic window from Balearica regulorum gibbericeps isolate bBalReg1 chromosome 9, bBalReg1.pri, whole genome shotgun sequence.
GGGCAAGGGAAGCGAAAGGCTGAGGTCACGGAGCTGCCACGCGTGTctaggaggaggaaggaggaagaggaggtgatGCAAGAGGCCCGGCGGAGGGCGGCCCCGTCCGTGAGGGAGTTCAACTACAACAAAAAGCGGGTTCGCCTTGTCTCGGACAGCTCGGACCTGAAGGATGATGCTCGGTGTATCCTTTACTGGATGTCCCGGGACCAGCGGGTACAAGGTGCGAACCAGCTGGCGGAGAGGGCCGGGAAACAGAGCTCCCGTGGGTGGTGAAAGCCTTGAGCACTTCCCCCCGGTAGCCCTTGGAGCTTGTCCCCCCCCTCTGCAGGGGCTACTGGGGGGATTTCTCTTGTGAAACCCCGTCTCCATCCCCTCAGCAGAGCGTCTCCCCAACACTGACCTGTGCGCTTTCTCCCCAGATAACTGGGCTTTCCTCTACGCCCAGCGCCTGGCCCTCAAACAGGAGCTGCCTCTGCATGTCTGCTTCTGCCTGGTGCCCAAATTCCTGGATGCCACCATCCGCCATTACGGCTTCATGCTGAGGGGCCTGCAGGAGGTGGCCGAGGTACGGCCGCTGCAGAGATGTCCGCGCTGggtgggacagggcaggggcagggctcCTGGGAAAGGGTGAGGCAGATCCAGCCCTTCAGCAGTTGTGGGACAAGGTCTGCAGAGGCACAGACCATCCCATAGCCCTTTCCCCCTCACTGCAGGAGTGTGCGGAGCTGAACATCCCCTTCCACTTGCTGCTGGGCTATGCCAAGGACGTGCTGCCCGCGTTCGTGGTGGAGCATGGCGTGGGCGGGCTGGTGACAGACTTCTGCCCCCTCCGCGTCCCCCGGCAGTGGGTGGAGGATGTCAGGGAGCGGTTGCCGGAGGATGTGCCTTTTGCGCAGGTGGGTGCCCACGATCTCAGAGGGGAAAACTGGCTGGTGACATGTGGGAGAAACTTGTCTCCTGCATTTCGTGCCTGCGAAGGTGTGCTGGAGTCACCTGAGCAGGGAGCCTGTGTGTCGCATCATGGGGACCATTTACTGCTTCTGCTCACACCCTCCTCCACGGCTCTGCTTCCCAGGTTGATGCCCACAACATCGTGCCGTGCTGGGTCGCCTCCCCCAAGCAGGAGTACAGTGCCAGGACCATCCGGGGCAAGATCCATGCTCAGCTCCCCGAGTTCCTCACCGAGTTCCCCCCTGTCATTCGTCACCCATAtcccccatcctgcccagcAGAGGTACCAGCTGGAGACACCTCCACACCCCCCTCACAGCCAGTCCCGGAGAGTTTCACGGCTGCTTTGTGATCCTGGGAGGGGATGGCAGGGCATGGGGACAGTGATCTGCCTGAAGTCATGCATAGGTGGTGTGGAGATGGGGATGCCCCAGGGAAGGGAGGTTCCCACATCTCTGCCAGGCTGGTTAAGGGAAGGCTGGCACAAGCTGGGGACTTGCTGGCTGGGGACATCCAGGGGATGTAACACtcagggcagccctggctgaaGAGCGTCTGCAAATACACTCATGCTGTGTGGTTGCCACCCAGCCCATTGCTTGGGAGGCCTGTTATTCCAGCTTGCAAGTGGACCGCACCGTGAAGGAGGTGGAGTGGGCAACCCCCGGCACGGCTGCGGGGCTGGCTGTACTGCAGTCCTTCATCACGGAGCGGCTGAAATCCTTCGGCTCCCACCGGAATGACCCCAACAAGGCGGCACTCAGCAACCTGTCCCCATGGTTCCACTTTGGTGAGTGCCCTGGGCTTCCCACCCCGCAGCACAGCAGCTCACACCAGCAGCCCgacctcctccctccccatgtccccaggccAGGTTTCCACCCAACGAGCCATCCTGGAGGTGCAGAAACACCGAGGCAAGTACAAGGAGTCAGTGGACGTGTTCGTGGAGGAGGCCGTGGTGCGGCGGGAGCTGGCTGAAAACTTTTGTTACTACAATGAGAACTACGACAGCGTGCAAGGTAGCATCCCAGGTCGGGTGGGCAACACTGGGGGCCGGACTGGTACCCAACTGGTCACCCCAACTTGGCAATCCCATTTCTGCTAggagaggggctgtgggggcacTAATATACCATCATTTGGTACCTTCTGGAGGCAGGACAGGAGCTGGTGGATGCCCTCTTCAAGGCTGGTGCCTCCAGGGCACGGTGCCCTCAGCAGCCCAATTCCCCATCCCTtcctcacagccctgcagcagcaggttgCTCAGTGTTGCTCCTCATCTCTCTTGCTCACAGGTGCCTACGACTGGGCACAAACCACCCTGAAGCTTCACGCCAAAGACAAGAGGCCTTTTCTTTAcaagctgcaggagctggagcagggcacCACGCATGACCCGCTCTGGAACGCTGCCCAGGTAGCGTCCTGTGTCTCCTCTTGAAATACTGAGCCTTTTCCCAAGGGGCAGAGATGAGCTGGCATGGACTGACCCATGTGGCTGTCCCTTTCCCCCCAGCTCCAAATGGTCCGGGAGGGCAAGATGCATGGCTTCCTGCGGATGTACTGGGCCAAGAAGATCCTGGAGTGGACCCGCTCCCCCGAGGAGGCCCTGCAGTTTGCCATCTACCTCAATGACCGCTACGAGCTGGACGGGAGGGATCCCAATGGATACGTAGGCAAGTTGCACAAGAGGGGCAGGGGGCGGCGGGTCTTATATCTGAGGGCCAAggcagtggggaggggggggggggaagagggctCCCTGGGGACAACCCAGCCCACGTTCCAGCCTGTCCTGCTTTGCATCCGTATCCCACCTGCTCTCCAGATGCCTCCAAGCACAGGAGAGAGCTGACactctgtccccatccccgACAGGCTGCCTCTGGTCCATCTGCGGCATACACGACCAGGGTTGGGCAGAGCGGGCCATCTTCGGGAAGATCCGCTACATGAACTACGCCGGCTGCAAGCGCAAGTTTGATGTGGGCCAGTTTGAACGTCGCTACGCCCCCCGCACGCCCTCCCAGTGACAGGCACAGCAGGGCGTGAGATTGCTTGTCCTTCTCCGTACTGGGGTGGACGTGTCTTTGCCAAGGTGCGGGCTCATACCTCAATGCCTGGCCAGGGATCGCCCCGGATGCTGGCGGAGGGCTCACTGTAACAGCAGCAAGCCCTGGGGTTTTGcaggtttcttttctctgccatcAGCCCCTGCTCAGCTGGGGCCCCAGGGGGGCTGTGCAGGGCCCTCCTACTGCCACAGGTTCGCTGGCGGCTGTGAGAGCCCATCCTCAGTGTGCCCACGCCTGCCAGACACCTTTTCTACAACCACTATGCTCAGGTGTAAGCCCAAGTTGCTGTTCTTGCTGCTAACCACAGTTTAGCTTTAGGCTGAGCAAGgcttttctgggggaaaaaaaaaaccccagaaaccaGCTTCTCATGCCGTGCTTCCCGCAGGGAAGTCCTGCTTCGTTCCGTGCAGAGCCAAGCGCTGTGCTGGGCTTGCATGTGCATCCTTCGACGTCGTTTTAAAGTTTACAGTTTGTATCTCCTGTGCCTATGGTGTTTATGGGGCAACGCACAACACTGCTACAAGGGGAGAGCCCCGCTTCATGGGACCAGGGTGCAAGCAGGGACAAGGCAGCCAAGGCCATTCCCCTGGgcccccctgccagcagcaaaagcaggcTCAGGATGGGGACAGGCATTACAGAGCCCCTTACTCAGCAGCTTGTACCTCCTGCCCTGAATCCAGTGAGTGATTTGGAGGGGCAAGCCACGAACCAGATGGAGTAGTCAAGGGGTGGTGACAATAACCCCCTCCCAGTGACATCTGGCTATGCATCACCAGTTGCACTAGCTGTCCCCCCGCTGTCCCCTGCCACCAGCTGGCGcatcctgctccctccctgtcCCAATGGGCACTGCAGCACCGACCCCGAGGTGGGGACACCCACTGTTATCCCACCTGAAACAATGCCACAACACAACCAGAACCCTCATTAATTTAGTTTATTAGGGACGGCATTTTTGTTGCTACACTGTGCAATAGTCCTGTGGGGAAGGCTCCAGTTTATGGCCAGGGCAGCCCCCTGCTCTCCCTTACAAAGAGCTTGCTGCCTTGGCCAGTTCCAGTGTTATTTGTAGCAGTCAGTGCTGGGCACAACCCTGCCCTGGAGACCTCCGCTGGGTTTGCAAGTCCCACTGCTTCCAAAGTCCATGGTGGAGTGTGGAAAccacaaataaaccaaaatccctttcctcttctctaaATGTAGTCAGTGCTTCTAGAAAAGGACGTGGGCAACCTCTCAGCTGCTGTCCCATGACATTAAAGTGCTTCAAACAAAACAGGGTGGATGGAGGTGTGCTGCTGAGGCAGCTCCGGGGAAGGGGGTGCcagctctgggcagcagcaggagcgcTCAGCTTGGGGTCAGGCAAGACCAAGGCAGACCAGCATCTGGCAGCCCCAGGGcttgcagagctggagagcaaGCGGGAGAGCAGCTGCTCCCCTGGGGAAAACAAGCAGGAGCAAGACAAGAGGAGGCAAAACCCTAGGGGAGCAGGTGGGGAGCTGAACCCCCTTTCCTGGGCTAGACATGGCTTTGTcaggatgctgcagagcaggggagagATACTGCCATGCAGCAGCCTGGCCCCCAGCAGTGAGGCTCTTGGCCACCCTCCCTGGCCAAGCCCTGCAGCCACCCGTCCTGGTCCCAGCCTCTGCCCTGGAACCCCGCCACAGCCCGCAGGGACAGCCCACGAGGGGTCACGTCCCAGCCTCAAGCCAGGGCACGCACTGTGAGAGCCATTGCCTCATGGCGCCTTCTGCCAGCATATCGCTCCCTGGTCCCTCAGCACCCTTCTTGCACGTACACAGGCCACACCTCACATCCCACCCATGCCATGGGCTTAAGCATCCTCCTGCGATGCAGAGGCACCTCCTCGACTGACCGCTAGCTCACTCTGTACCACAGGGTCCAACCCATGGAGCCATCAGTTGTGGCATGCCGGCTCCGCATCTGCAAGGGACTGACCCTTTGCAGCACCCCAGTGCCAAACCCTTCTCCCCTGTGTACCCCATGTTGTGAGCAGGCTGCCTGGCCACCCCACTGCACCACAGCCGGAAAGCCTGGAGGCTCTGCCTAGCTCAGGGACCCCTCTCCCAAGAGGAGCAGGAGATCTGCTGGGAAAAGGGGACACCTGGCAAATGCCAGCTCACTCCAGGGGTGGAAAACCAGGAGCAGGACAGCCCTGGAGGTTTTATACTGGTGAGTCCCAAGCAGATTGCATGCCCCCTAAAAGGGATTTCAAGCAGCACCTCCTTGGGGGGAACacacagttaaaaatacaaacaaccacattaaaaaattaaaaccaaatccagcagattaaaaaaacaaaacaaaccaaccta
It includes:
- the LOC104640107 gene encoding deoxyribodipyrimidine photo-lyase-like; translated protein: MLRGQGKRKAEVTELPRVSRRRKEEEEVMQEARRRAAPSVREFNYNKKRVRLVSDSSDLKDDARCILYWMSRDQRVQDNWAFLYAQRLALKQELPLHVCFCLVPKFLDATIRHYGFMLRGLQEVAEECAELNIPFHLLLGYAKDVLPAFVVEHGVGGLVTDFCPLRVPRQWVEDVRERLPEDVPFAQVDAHNIVPCWVASPKQEYSARTIRGKIHAQLPEFLTEFPPVIRHPYPPSCPAEPIAWEACYSSLQVDRTVKEVEWATPGTAAGLAVLQSFITERLKSFGSHRNDPNKAALSNLSPWFHFGQVSTQRAILEVQKHRGKYKESVDVFVEEAVVRRELAENFCYYNENYDSVQGAYDWAQTTLKLHAKDKRPFLYKLQELEQGTTHDPLWNAAQLQMVREGKMHGFLRMYWAKKILEWTRSPEEALQFAIYLNDRYELDGRDPNGYVGCLWSICGIHDQGWAERAIFGKIRYMNYAGCKRKFDVGQFERRYAPRTPSQ